A genome region from Pseudomonas helmanticensis includes the following:
- a CDS encoding glutathione S-transferase family protein codes for MQAIKLYNFPRSGHAHRVELMLSLLQLPTELIFVDLAKGEHKQPAYLAINSFGQVPAIDDGGVVLADSNAILVYLAQKYGNGRWLPADPVGAAHVQRWLSAAAGPIAFGPAAARLVTVFGAQLNADEAITRAHNLLKVMDVELGKTPYLAGEEPTIADVSAYSYIAHAPEGNVSLEEYGNVRAWLARVEALPGFVGMPRTVAGLQTAV; via the coding sequence ATGCAAGCGATCAAACTCTACAACTTCCCACGCTCTGGCCATGCTCATCGCGTCGAGTTGATGCTGTCCCTGCTGCAATTGCCGACCGAGCTGATCTTTGTCGATCTGGCCAAAGGTGAGCACAAGCAGCCCGCCTATCTGGCGATCAACAGCTTCGGCCAAGTGCCGGCGATTGATGACGGCGGCGTGGTGCTGGCCGATTCCAACGCGATTCTGGTGTACCTGGCGCAAAAATACGGCAACGGTCGTTGGTTGCCGGCTGACCCGGTGGGTGCCGCCCATGTGCAGCGCTGGTTGTCCGCCGCTGCCGGGCCGATTGCTTTCGGTCCTGCTGCCGCACGCTTGGTCACCGTATTTGGCGCGCAACTCAATGCTGATGAAGCCATCACCCGCGCGCACAATCTGTTGAAAGTGATGGACGTCGAACTCGGCAAAACTCCTTATCTGGCCGGCGAAGAACCGACCATTGCCGACGTTTCCGCCTACAGTTACATCGCTCACGCGCCGGAAGGCAACGTGTCGCTGGAAGAGTACGGCAACGTTCGCGCCTGGCTGGCCCGCGTCGAAGCCCTGCCGGGTTTTGTCGGCATGCCGCGCACCGTCGCCGGTCTGCAAACCGCAGTCTGA
- a CDS encoding LysR family transcriptional regulator has product MDRFQEMHIFTTVAQEQGFSAAARRLGRSAASVTRAVAALELRIGTQLLIRTTRSVHLSEAGQRYLEDCRRILAEVQEAEDSAAGSHAQPRGQLTVTAPVLFGDLFVTPVMAGYLAQYPDVTIHAVLVDRIVNMVEEGIDVAVRIGDLADSNQHAIRVGEVRRVICGSPDYFAKYGRPVHPQALAGAPVVATSAIGQQRTWPFLDAGEPLSVRPEPRLIVTANQAAITAACMGLGLTRVLSYQVASKIASGELEIVLAEFELPPLPIHVVYQGGRKAPARIRSFVDFTVEALREHPALKNEALLHQLK; this is encoded by the coding sequence ATGGATCGCTTCCAGGAAATGCACATCTTCACCACCGTCGCCCAAGAGCAAGGCTTCTCCGCCGCTGCTCGTCGCTTGGGTCGGTCCGCCGCCAGCGTCACGCGGGCAGTGGCGGCGCTGGAGTTGCGGATCGGCACGCAGTTGCTGATCCGGACCACGCGCAGTGTGCATTTGAGTGAAGCGGGGCAGCGTTATCTGGAAGATTGTCGGAGGATTCTCGCCGAGGTGCAGGAGGCCGAGGATTCTGCGGCGGGCAGTCATGCCCAGCCGCGTGGGCAATTGACGGTGACGGCGCCGGTATTGTTTGGTGATTTGTTTGTGACGCCAGTGATGGCGGGTTATCTGGCGCAGTATCCGGATGTCACGATCCACGCGGTGCTGGTCGATCGCATCGTCAATATGGTGGAAGAGGGCATTGATGTCGCAGTGCGCATCGGTGACTTGGCGGATAGCAATCAGCATGCGATCCGAGTGGGAGAGGTACGTCGCGTCATCTGCGGTTCGCCGGACTACTTCGCCAAGTACGGTCGGCCGGTTCATCCCCAAGCGTTGGCCGGTGCGCCCGTCGTGGCGACCTCAGCGATTGGCCAGCAACGCACATGGCCGTTTCTCGACGCGGGCGAACCGCTCAGCGTGCGTCCCGAACCGCGCTTGATCGTCACCGCCAATCAGGCAGCCATTACCGCAGCCTGCATGGGCTTGGGTTTGACGCGGGTGTTGTCCTATCAAGTGGCGAGCAAGATTGCCTCTGGTGAACTTGAAATCGTCCTCGCCGAGTTTGAACTGCCGCCCTTGCCGATTCACGTGGTGTATCAGGGCGGACGCAAGGCCCCGGCGCGGATCCGCAGTTTTGTGGATTTCACGGTAGAGGCTTTGCGCGAACATCCGGCGTTGAAAAATGAGGCGTTATTGCACCAGTTGAAATAA
- the glmS gene encoding glutamine--fructose-6-phosphate transaminase (isomerizing) encodes MCGIVGAVAERNITAILLEGLKRLEYRGYDSAGVAVYTNDETLERMRRPGKVSELEVALAEHPLVGRLGIAHTRWATHGAPCERNAHPHFSGDIAVVHNGIIENHEALREQLKALGYVFTSDTDTEVIAHLLNHKLKDQPDLSVALKATVKELHGAYGLAVINAKQPDRLVAARSGSPLVIGLGLGENFLASDQLALRQVTDRFMYLEEGDIAEIRRDNVQIWDVNGKAVERQTVQYSDGAEAADKGEYRHYMLKEIHEQPAVVQRTLEGRLSNDQVLVQAFGPQAAELFAKVRNVQIVACGTSYHAGMVARYWLEELAGIPCQVEVASEFRYRKVVVQPDTLFVTISQSGETADTLAALRNAKELGFLASLAICNVGISSLVRESDLTLLTQAGREIGVASTKAFTTQLVGLLLLTLSLGQVRGSLAKGVEATLVEELRRLPTRLGEALAMDSTVEKIAELFAEKNHTLFLGRGAQFPVAMEGALKLKEISYIHAEAYPAGELKHGPLALVDNDMPVVTVAPNNELLEKLKSNLQEVRARGGELIVFADEKAGMTNGEGTHVVQMPHIHDILSPILYTIPLQLLSYYVAVLKGTDVDQPRNLAKSVTVE; translated from the coding sequence ATGTGTGGAATTGTCGGCGCAGTTGCTGAACGTAATATCACCGCCATCCTGCTCGAAGGCCTCAAACGCCTTGAATACCGTGGCTATGACAGCGCCGGTGTCGCGGTTTACACCAACGACGAAACCCTTGAGCGCATGCGTCGCCCGGGCAAAGTCAGCGAACTCGAAGTCGCACTGGCCGAACACCCGCTGGTTGGCCGCCTCGGTATCGCCCACACCCGTTGGGCCACCCACGGTGCGCCGTGCGAACGCAATGCCCACCCGCATTTCTCCGGCGACATCGCCGTGGTGCACAACGGCATCATCGAAAACCACGAAGCCCTGCGTGAACAACTGAAAGCGCTGGGTTACGTGTTCACCTCCGACACTGACACAGAAGTCATCGCCCACCTGCTCAACCACAAGCTCAAGGATCAACCTGATCTGAGCGTTGCGCTCAAAGCCACTGTTAAAGAACTGCACGGCGCTTACGGTCTTGCCGTGATCAATGCCAAACAACCGGATCGTCTGGTCGCCGCGCGCAGTGGCAGTCCGCTGGTGATTGGTCTGGGTCTGGGCGAGAATTTTCTCGCCTCCGACCAGTTGGCCCTGCGCCAGGTCACTGACCGCTTCATGTACCTGGAAGAAGGCGATATCGCCGAAATTCGTCGCGATAACGTGCAGATCTGGGACGTCAACGGTAAAGCCGTCGAGCGCCAGACCGTGCAGTACAGCGACGGTGCCGAAGCCGCCGACAAGGGCGAATATCGCCACTACATGCTCAAGGAAATCCACGAGCAACCGGCCGTTGTCCAGCGCACCCTCGAAGGTCGTTTGAGCAACGATCAAGTACTGGTTCAAGCATTCGGTCCACAAGCGGCCGAGCTGTTCGCCAAAGTGCGCAACGTGCAGATCGTCGCCTGCGGCACCAGCTATCACGCGGGTATGGTCGCCCGTTACTGGCTCGAAGAACTGGCCGGCATTCCGTGCCAGGTCGAAGTCGCCAGCGAATTCCGCTACCGCAAAGTGGTGGTGCAGCCAGACACCCTGTTCGTAACCATCTCGCAGTCCGGTGAAACCGCCGACACCCTAGCCGCACTGCGCAACGCCAAAGAGTTGGGCTTCCTCGCCAGCCTGGCGATCTGCAACGTCGGCATCAGTTCGCTGGTGCGCGAATCCGACCTGACCCTGCTGACCCAGGCCGGTCGCGAAATCGGCGTGGCCTCGACCAAAGCCTTCACCACGCAACTGGTCGGCCTGCTGCTGTTGACCCTGTCGTTGGGCCAAGTGCGCGGCAGCCTTGCCAAAGGCGTTGAAGCCACACTGGTCGAAGAACTGCGTCGCCTGCCAACCCGTCTCGGCGAAGCGCTGGCGATGGATAGCACGGTGGAAAAAATCGCCGAACTGTTCGCTGAAAAGAACCACACCTTGTTCCTTGGCCGTGGCGCGCAATTCCCGGTGGCGATGGAAGGTGCCTTGAAGCTCAAGGAAATCTCCTACATCCACGCCGAAGCTTACCCGGCCGGCGAACTGAAACACGGCCCGCTGGCGCTGGTGGATAACGACATGCCAGTGGTTACCGTCGCACCGAACAACGAGCTGCTGGAAAAACTCAAATCCAACTTGCAGGAAGTCCGCGCTCGTGGCGGCGAGCTGATCGTGTTCGCCGACGAGAAAGCCGGGATGACCAACGGCGAAGGCACTCACGTAGTGCAAATGCCGCACATCCACGACATCCTCTCGCCAATCCTCTACACGATTCCGCTGCAGTTACTGTCGTACTACGTTGCGGTGCTGAAAGGCACGGACGTCGATCAGCCGCGTAACCTGGCGAAGTCGGTGACGGTGGAATAA